The genomic DNA ATTAATgacaattttgaaaatttggacATTAATGTTTTTGGAAATTGTCTTGATTTGCATGGATTTGGGTTTGTTGCAGGAGAGTGGTTTAATGTAGACCCTGAGGCTGTGATTAATCAGGCTCTTCAGACCGGGGCAGGACCCAACGTTTCGGACGCATTCACCATTAACGGTCTTCCAGGCCCCTTGTACAACTGTTCATCTAAAGGTAGTGTGTTTATGACATATTGTTATGTTATCAGACTATAAATGAGAATGCAAAGATGTCAAACTGTTTGACAACGtaacaaaataaattgtaatGCTTTTGTGTGAGCGGGTGGATTTTTGCAGATGTATTCAAGTTAAAGGTGAAACCAGGGAAGACATACCTTCTCCGGTTGATCAACGCCGCTCTCAATGATGAGCTATTCTTTAGCATAGCCAACCACACTCTCACGGTGGTTGAAGCCGATGCTGTCTACATCAAACCCTTTGAAACCGATACGCTTCTCATCACCCCAGGACAAACCACAAACGTCCTCCTCAAAACCAAGCCCAATTCTCCCAATGCCACATTCCTCATCCTGGCAAGTCCTTACTTCACCGGGGGTGGAACCCTAGACAATACCACCACGGCTGGAATCCTCGAATACGAGCACCCGATAACCACTCTTCAATCTTCCATCAAAACCCTTCCTCTCTTCAAACCAAGTCTTCCACCTTTCAATGCCACCAAGTTTGTCAATGTTACCCAATTCGTCCAAAACTTGGCCAAAAAATTCCGTAGCTTGGCTTCCAAGAAATTCCCCGCCAACGTTCCCCAAACCGTTGACAAAAAATTCTTCTTTACCGTAGGTCTTGGAACAGCCCCTTGTCCCCAAAATTCAACTTGCCAAGGACCCAATGGCCTGAAATTTGCAGCGTCTGTTAACAATTTCTCTTTTGCCCTTCCATCAACAGCAATGCTTCAAGCACATTTTTCTGGACAGTCCAATGGAGTTTACACCACAGATTTTCCAGCCAATCCTCTTGTGACATTTAACTATACCGGAACGCCGCCAAATGACACAAATGTGGCCAATGGTACAAAGGCATTGGTGCTGCCATTCAACACAAGTGTGGAGCTGGTGCTGCAGGACACTAGCATTCTTGGTGCCGAGAGCCACCCTCTCCATTTACACGGTTTTAATTTCTTTGTAGTTGGACAAGGGTTTGGGAACTACGATCCTAACAAGGACCCTGCTAAGTTTAATCTGGTGGACCCCATCGAGAGGAACACGGGTGGTGTTCCGGCTGGTGGGTGGATTGCGGTTCGTTTTTTAGCAGACAATCCAGGTATGCTCAACTCACAGTTCAGCAACATAACAGAACGAATT from Pyrus communis chromosome 17, drPyrComm1.1, whole genome shotgun sequence includes the following:
- the LOC137723318 gene encoding laccase-17-like; translation: MGSSHLPCSTSMAAFLFSFCVVALLTPEFASGITRHYTFNIKYHNVTRLCNTRSIVSVNKKFPGPRLVAREGDKVLIKVINHVSNNVTIHWHGVKQLRSGWADGPAYITQCPIQMGQSYTYNFTIQGQRGTLLWHAHISWLRSTIYGPIIILPKRNECYPFVKPYKEVPIILGEWFNVDPEAVINQALQTGAGPNVSDAFTINGLPGPLYNCSSKDVFKLKVKPGKTYLLRLINAALNDELFFSIANHTLTVVEADAVYIKPFETDTLLITPGQTTNVLLKTKPNSPNATFLILASPYFTGGGTLDNTTTAGILEYEHPITTLQSSIKTLPLFKPSLPPFNATKFVNVTQFVQNLAKKFRSLASKKFPANVPQTVDKKFFFTVGLGTAPCPQNSTCQGPNGLKFAASVNNFSFALPSTAMLQAHFSGQSNGVYTTDFPANPLVTFNYTGTPPNDTNVANGTKALVLPFNTSVELVLQDTSILGAESHPLHLHGFNFFVVGQGFGNYDPNKDPAKFNLVDPIERNTGGVPAGGWIAVRFLADNPGVWLMHCHLDIHTSWGLRMAWIVQDGPQANQKLPPPPSDLPKC